The DNA sequence CACTGAAGGGTAAGACTACTCCGCGGCTCTGAGAAGGCGCTGCCACAAACCAAAATCCAAAAATCCTCCGAGCTCCGCATGTACCCACAGTTCGTACGCGGCCCCGATTTGATATGCACTCGCGCATGAGTCCAAGACGATCCTTAAACAGTCGCAGGAAGCAGTTGCCCGCACCTCCTGGCAAAGTCATGACGGCGACTCGTGTCTGGAGATTGTGTGCTGTCTGATCTGCGTTTAATGTCATGCCGCGAACGCGTGATCACCAGAAATTGTGGAACGCCTTCACATAAATTCTGCGCGCAGCGTTGTGGGCGCCCCCCCTTCGGCAGATTTGGACTTACCGGGTCAAAGCACTCGAAAGTCGGCATAATCGACTTCGACAAAAATCTTCGTGCCGCAAAATCCGGAACAATTTAAAGGGATCAATACCAATCATGAAAGACGCCACCATCGCGCTGCACCATGGCTTCAAGTCGGACCCGACCACCAAGGCTGTCGCAGTGCCTATTTATCAGAATGTTGCTTTCGAATTCGATAACGCCCAACACGGTGCTGACCTATTCAACCTGGACGTGCCGGGCAACATTTACACCAGAATCATGAACCCCACCAATGATGTGCTGGAACAAAGGATGGCCGCCCTCGAAGGCGGCGTGGCAGGGCTGGCCGTATCGGCCGGCAGCGCGGCAATCCATTATGCGATCCAAACGTTAACCCGCGCAGGTGACAATATCGTCACCACTCCACAGCTCTATGGCGGCACCTACACTCTCTTCGCACACCTGTTGCCAAGCTTTGGCGTGGATGTGCGTTTTGCCCGAGATGACTCTGCCGAGGCTATCGCCGAACTGATCGACGACGACACCAAGCTGGTGTACTGCGAAAGCATCGGCAACCCGGCGGGTAACATCATTGATCTCGAAGCCCTGGCTGAAGCTGCTCACACCCGCGGCGTACCGCTGATGGTCGACAACACGGTGGCTACGCCTATCCTCTGCAAGCCGATTCAGTTTGGGGCCGATATCGTTGTGCATTCCGTGACCAAGTACGTCGGCGGACACGGCAATTCCCTGGGCGGTGTGATCATCGACAGCGGCAATTTCCCTTGGACCCAATACCCGCAAAAATTCCCCAGCCTCAACCAGCCCGAGCCGGCGTACCATGACGTGATTTATACCGAGAAGTTCGGGCCCGCCGCCTTCATCGCGCGCGCACGCACAGTGCCATTGCGCAACACCGGCGCGGCACTGGCACCCATGAACGCGTTCCTGCTGCTGCAAGGCCTGGAAACGCTCGCGCTGCGCATGGAGCGTCACACCGACAACGCCCTGAAAGTTGCGCAATTCCTGCAGAGCCATGCTGAAGTGGAATGGGTCAGCTACGCCGGTCTCCCGGACCATCCTCATCACGCACTAGCACAAAAATACATGCAGGGTAAACCGTCGGCGATCCTATCGTTTGGTTTGAAGGGCGGCTATGACGCAGGCGTGCGCTTCTATGATGCTCTGCAAATCTTCAAGCGACTGGTCAACATCGGTGACGCCAAGTCGCTTGCCTGCCATCCGGCTTCCACTACCCATCGGCAAATGAACCAGCAGGAACAAGCAAAGGCTGGCGTGAAGCCCGAAATGATTCGTCTGTCGGTAGGCATCGAGGCGATTGAAGACCTTATCGACGATCTGAGCCAGGCGCTGGGCTCGTCTCAAATGTGAGGCGAGAAGGTCGGCTAGGGCGTTATATCCTATCCGCATTGCTCATTCAGTAGGCGGCCATAGGTTCTGCGAAGCCGCAGATGTACTGTGTGGTGATGCCCTTTGCTTGACTACAATCGCCGTATATTCACTGTTCTTAATTTTTCGCGAACGTCGCCAAGTCCCGGAGAAAACAGTTCGGGCACCTGGCGCCGTCGCCCTCCTCTGATACCATCGACCCAATCCTAATAATGGCGAGCCCGAAGTCCAATATGGCGTAAAAAATCAATAATTTGACATTTTTGCGAGAAGCGAACGTAGCACCATGATAAAAATAGAATTTATTTTATAAATTGCATCTTATTGATAAAATATCAGATAAATCTGGCCCATAAGAACATTATACAAAAAAACAACCTCGCAGTTTAAAACTTGCAACCCCGTCAACGCCGCGGACCTCAACCCCCTGTTTTTTTCTGCCAAGATCAAGAGAACTCACACGACGAACAACAACTTCCACAAACACACCAATAAATCACCTCTTCTATAATCATACAAAATATAAATACACCATTACGAAACGATCATCATATATCTCAACCGTGGCGCCCCCCCCCTCTCTTTAAGACTCGGGATTCGCAGCACACCAAAATAGCCATACGTTCACTTGCAAGCTAAGGAGCAAAACATCTCAATGGAGTGATTCGTTATGTACGCAAACCAAAGCTGTAACCTTTATGCAAAACTCTTTTACAGACCCGTTGATGCAGCCTTGCGCTGGTGCAACTTGACCACCTATGAAAGAGAAATACTCGAAGTGGCTCAGCACTGTCCAAGCAGACTCAAAACTAATTTCCCGCAGTGGCCCTGCCTGCATGTAAACACGGAAAAAATTCTCGATGCCATTCAACATGGGGAGCTCGCTTATGGATGTTTCGGCGTACCGGTGGCCATTGGCACTCCCGTTAATTACGACCACATAACCGTCCGTCACACTGATCTAAAATGTTGGATGTCGCGATATTACCCTGACCAACGACCAGAGTTTCTCTTTGGGGAGCCCCTCCATCAAAAAAATGGCATTAGCATTGAAACATACTTAGAATTGCAAGCGGATCGAGAAGCATTGCAAGTAAAACTAAAGGCTTTGGAGGCAGCTCATGAGCAATTACTTAGCGACCTAGAAGCCATTGGACTAGAAAGAAAGAACATACATCACTTGCTCAAGACTAATCATAAAGTCAGCGATCGTAGCGAAGCCGTTTATCTAAATATTATCGGGTCGATGGTCAACCTGTTTCTCGATAAGTCCCCGTCTGGAAAACCATTGTCAGTTTTCCAATCCCAAGCGGCCATCGTTGACGCGCTAACCGCTCACTATAAAAACGTACCGGGCATAACCAAGCGTACGTTGGACGAAAAATTTGCTGCTGGTAAGCGCAGCCTCATAAATCAATGAGACGGATTGCGCTGCAATCACTCCCGTTGCGGCGCAATGACTCCCGTCCTTTTTTGCTATTCAATTCTGGTCACTTCTCACTACGCGCACGCAGCGCCACGGAGTGTCGACATGTTATCCCAAACCGCCCCGAACGCTTCTGATAATCAACCATCGCTAGAGCGTCATATCATGCGGCGTGACGAGGTGGAGCGAAAAACCGGCTTCAAGCGCGCGCACATCTACAACTTGATGAAGGAAGGTAAATTCCCTCAAGCCAAACGCATTGGGCTGCGCGCAGTTGGCTGGGACTCGCTGGAGATCGAGCAATGGATCAATGAGCGTTTGGCGCAGCAGGCCTGATGCCATGCGCGTGGTATCAGTGGTGTCCACCAAAGGTGGCGTAGGCAAAACCACAGTAGCCGCCAATCTCGGCGGTCTGCTGGCGGATGCGGGTCTACGCGTGCTACTGCTCGATCTGGATAGCCAACCCACCCTCTCCAGCTATTACGCCTTGAGCCAAAAAGCTGTTGCTGGCGCCTACGAACTCATTGCTTTCAACTTAACAACGCCTGCACAGATAGTTTCCAAAACCGAGATTGCGGGGCTCGACCTGATCATATCCAACGACGCTCAAGGCCAGTTGAGTACCTTACTGCTGCACGCCCCCGACGGGCGATTACGGCTGCGCAATTTGCTCGACGATTTCCGTCCCCGTTATGACCTGCTTGTGATCGACACCCAAGGCGCACGTAGCGTGCTACTGGAGATGGCCATCCTCGCTTCCGACATCGCGCTCTCTCCCGTTACGCCGGAAATGTTGGCTGCCCGAGAGTTACGTCGCGGCACGTTGAAGCTGTTCCGTGAGCTCGAACCATTCCGTCACCTGGGCATTACACCGCCGCCGTTGCGACTGCTGCTGAACCAGGTGAACGCCATTCGGATGGACACTCGGATGATTATTCGTGGCCTGCGCGAGACCTTTGCTGGCGTTACCAATGTTTCGGTTCTAGACACCGCAGTTCCGGACCGTGTGGCGTACCTCAATGCTGCCTCCCTCGGCCTACCCGTCCACCGAGTTGAAACGCGCCGGTCACGTACACAACGCTCGCCATCTGCGCTGGAAACCATGCAAGCACTGGCCATCGAACTGTTTCCAGAATGGCGCGAAGCGATTTCTAGAGTGAGCAGATACGCAGAGGTTCGATAAGGCGAATTCCGAAGACGGTATTTCTCGCCGAATCATTTTGTTTGTTTAACCTTGGGCCAACAGCGCTTGGCCAGGAGTCTTTTGATGTTGGCTCAGTTTCCCATCATCGTTCAGCCAGCCATTCGACAAGATCACCCACCAAGCGAGGAATACTGCACCGTGGTCTTTCGCCTGCAGGGTGGGCGCTCGGCCATGGGTGGGTTTCTCGCGGAACTGTCTCGGTATTTCGAAGGTTCGGGTACAGCCGAGATCGTTAAGTTCAAGGTCGGTGACCATTTGCGCAACCGGCGCTAACTGAGGCTGTTCAAATGAAAAAGCTCAGTCCGAAGGAGATCACCGACAAACTGCACCAGGACCATTTTCCTCGGGGTCCAGAACTGGAGCGACTGTCCGATCCAGTCATCGACACCCCGATGCTAGTCACGCTGGAGCAGTTGCGGCCCTACGAACACAACCCACGCTTCATCCGCAACCCGCTGTATGACGACATAAAAGCCTCGATTCGTGAACGCGGGCTGGATCAATCACCGCCGATTACCCGCCGCCCGGGAGAAACCTATTTCACCATCCGCAACGGCGGTAATACGCGCTTGGCAATTCTCGGCGAGTTGTGGCAGGAAACCCGCGATGAACGCTTCTTCCGTATTCATTGCCTGTTCCGACCCTGGAGCAGTGAAATCACTGCCCTACTCGGCCATCTGGCTGAAAGCGATCTGCACGGCCAACTCACCTTCATTGAGCGTGCTCTGGCAGTAGCCAAACTCAAAACCATGTTCGAACCAGATGGAGCGGCACTCTCGCAACGAGAGCTGGCACGACGTCTTGCCGCTGGGGGCTACCCCATTTCACAGTCGCACATCAGCCGGATGCTGGACACCCTTGAACATTTATTGCCCGCCATTCCACAAACCCTGTATGCCGGGTTGGGGAAACCAAAAATTGAACGCCTAATTGGTCTGCGTAGCCAGGCTGAAAGAACCTGGAATCGTTATCCAACCGACGCCATCGCTTTTCCCGAGTTTTGGCTCGACACCTTAGGACAATTTGATGCCGACCCAGAGTCCTTCGACATTGAGCAAATCCAGGATGAGCTGCTCGGACGCATGAGTCGCTTACTCGGACAGTCCTACCGCATGTTGGCTCTGGAGCTGGGCGATACCCAACGGGTTATCGGGACGCCCGGCGTTGTCGTCACGCCCCCGGAGAACAACCCTCTGCCAAGTGTCGGTGAGCCCGCAGCCGAGCCTCCCCCCTCCGAGCCGCATTCCAAATCAGCTGAAACCAGGACGCAGACCGAAACAGAGCGAGAGCAGCAGCTCACGCTGCCCGAACCGAATGTGGTATCAGCCGTTAGCCCTCCGTCACGTGTCCAGCAGATCCGCGAACAGATTGGTCGCGCCACTGCCTCCGAACCAGCACAGACCGTCGCAACCTGCCCGATCGAAGACATCTGGATCATCGCACCAACACTGGATACCCCCGAACAACTGCGTTTAGCCATTGCCGGCCTGACTAGGGAAATGGCGGCCTATGCCGGACATCCCGAGAGCATCATCGACCAAAAGCACGGCCTGGGTTTCGCCCTCAGCATCGAGCAGCTTGATCTTGCAGCCCCTCGTGCGGCCGGCGTCCACCTGTTGCTCCTGGCCCTGCTGCGTGCCCAAGACGAAGTGAACTGGGCGGATCGCAAGCAATTGCCCTCAGCCCTGTTCG is a window from the Pseudomonas brassicacearum genome containing:
- a CDS encoding O-acetylhomoserine aminocarboxypropyltransferase/cysteine synthase family protein, producing MKDATIALHHGFKSDPTTKAVAVPIYQNVAFEFDNAQHGADLFNLDVPGNIYTRIMNPTNDVLEQRMAALEGGVAGLAVSAGSAAIHYAIQTLTRAGDNIVTTPQLYGGTYTLFAHLLPSFGVDVRFARDDSAEAIAELIDDDTKLVYCESIGNPAGNIIDLEALAEAAHTRGVPLMVDNTVATPILCKPIQFGADIVVHSVTKYVGGHGNSLGGVIIDSGNFPWTQYPQKFPSLNQPEPAYHDVIYTEKFGPAAFIARARTVPLRNTGAALAPMNAFLLLQGLETLALRMERHTDNALKVAQFLQSHAEVEWVSYAGLPDHPHHALAQKYMQGKPSAILSFGLKGGYDAGVRFYDALQIFKRLVNIGDAKSLACHPASTTHRQMNQQEQAKAGVKPEMIRLSVGIEAIEDLIDDLSQALGSSQM
- a CDS encoding AlpA family transcriptional regulator, which gives rise to MLSQTAPNASDNQPSLERHIMRRDEVERKTGFKRAHIYNLMKEGKFPQAKRIGLRAVGWDSLEIEQWINERLAQQA
- a CDS encoding ParA family protein, which encodes MRVVSVVSTKGGVGKTTVAANLGGLLADAGLRVLLLDLDSQPTLSSYYALSQKAVAGAYELIAFNLTTPAQIVSKTEIAGLDLIISNDAQGQLSTLLLHAPDGRLRLRNLLDDFRPRYDLLVIDTQGARSVLLEMAILASDIALSPVTPEMLAARELRRGTLKLFRELEPFRHLGITPPPLRLLLNQVNAIRMDTRMIIRGLRETFAGVTNVSVLDTAVPDRVAYLNAASLGLPVHRVETRRSRTQRSPSALETMQALAIELFPEWREAISRVSRYAEVR
- a CDS encoding ParB family protein, with the protein product MKKLSPKEITDKLHQDHFPRGPELERLSDPVIDTPMLVTLEQLRPYEHNPRFIRNPLYDDIKASIRERGLDQSPPITRRPGETYFTIRNGGNTRLAILGELWQETRDERFFRIHCLFRPWSSEITALLGHLAESDLHGQLTFIERALAVAKLKTMFEPDGAALSQRELARRLAAGGYPISQSHISRMLDTLEHLLPAIPQTLYAGLGKPKIERLIGLRSQAERTWNRYPTDAIAFPEFWLDTLGQFDADPESFDIEQIQDELLGRMSRLLGQSYRMLALELGDTQRVIGTPGVVVTPPENNPLPSVGEPAAEPPPSEPHSKSAETRTQTETEREQQLTLPEPNVVSAVSPPSRVQQIREQIGRATASEPAQTVATCPIEDIWIIAPTLDTPEQLRLAIAGLTREMAAYAGHPESIIDQKHGLGFALSIEQLDLAAPRAAGVHLLLLALLRAQDEVNWADRKQLPSALFGQLLLGVYQLPLADRPAVDVGLERLPDYLLIKLYRLIRLARRLIDLTLTHEDDSRRELP